In the Natronobacterium texcoconense genome, one interval contains:
- a CDS encoding deazapurine DNA modification protein DpdA family protein — translation MLLNYATANNTPFDTIENLFVDSGGYSQLLTGEAYQTSDREYLAYLRTHDPELFALRDYPCSPAVLRTHDRTVRDHQQRTTRHHRRLLDTFDDSGLTGEPVAVLQGWSPAQYLTHLDELRSEGLLTRYVGIGSLARRQNTSTVAQIIHQVRDELPENHRLHGFGVTPRVLQCPRVVTALDSADSTAYELRTRLEDRRNTWREQAYHYLRMKRQLETLTTSRSEQQSLVHFKA, via the coding sequence GTGTTACTCAACTACGCGACCGCGAACAACACCCCGTTCGACACGATCGAGAACCTCTTCGTCGACTCCGGCGGGTACAGCCAACTACTCACTGGCGAAGCGTACCAGACCTCGGACCGAGAGTACCTCGCCTATCTCAGAACCCACGACCCCGAGCTGTTCGCCCTCCGAGACTACCCCTGTAGTCCGGCAGTCCTTCGAACACACGATCGAACGGTCCGTGATCACCAGCAGCGAACGACTCGCCACCACCGCCGACTTCTCGATACATTCGATGATTCGGGCCTGACTGGTGAACCCGTCGCAGTCCTGCAGGGCTGGTCGCCAGCGCAGTATCTGACGCATCTCGACGAGTTACGGTCGGAGGGGTTACTCACACGATACGTCGGGATCGGATCGCTCGCTCGTCGACAGAACACTTCGACCGTGGCCCAGATCATCCATCAGGTCCGGGACGAGCTTCCGGAGAACCACCGCCTGCACGGGTTCGGCGTCACGCCACGTGTACTTCAGTGTCCACGCGTGGTGACCGCCCTCGATTCGGCCGATTCGACGGCCTATGAACTCCGGACCCGGCTCGAAGACCGACGAAACACCTGGCGCGAGCAGGCCTATCACTATCTCCGAATGAAGCGCCAGCTCGAGACGCTCACGACCTCGCGAAGCGAACAGCAGTCGTTGGTTCACTTCAAGGCCTGA
- a CDS encoding tyrosine-type recombinase/integrase — MSTTKHVDVQRSLQNLENEVHSENAKAVRRFINHQAAEGISDVQQERQIQSFKTLLKRFTPDGFRLQGASEDELKQVLADLNRSDYAEATKHKFKGTIKKFYKVENGGHEHPDKVDFFTVTKKKATPITRDDLFTEDERQRLFRNFSNTRDRAFTSVLYESAARPGELLECSISDFTSNGKGDFIFLEGSKGTPDRNNQLVRSGRTLREWIAQHPLGGEVGNIDDPSAPLWVKREQQKCRGCGKIPRFHDDQCEYTPDLRDRMNYNGFLNRFKDACERADIPESKRRPYNLRHTRLTEVATFMGYEQLNKFAGWVPGSSRAKVYVHLNNDDVNQAIRKEYGLDTTEDPDENWECTFCGAANEGQHTECRQCGRPNSLEAQSNAETKERVIERLAELEEAGVLDKLEEFDEM; from the coding sequence ATGTCCACCACCAAACACGTCGACGTACAACGCAGCCTTCAAAATCTCGAAAACGAGGTCCACTCGGAGAACGCAAAAGCAGTACGCCGGTTTATCAACCATCAGGCAGCGGAGGGTATCAGTGACGTCCAGCAAGAACGCCAGATCCAGTCTTTCAAAACTCTGCTGAAGCGGTTCACGCCCGACGGGTTCCGGCTGCAAGGCGCGTCTGAAGACGAACTCAAGCAGGTTCTTGCTGATCTCAACAGAAGTGATTACGCTGAAGCGACCAAACACAAGTTCAAGGGCACGATCAAGAAGTTCTACAAGGTCGAGAACGGCGGCCACGAGCACCCGGACAAGGTCGACTTCTTCACCGTGACCAAGAAGAAGGCGACACCGATCACACGGGACGACCTCTTCACCGAAGACGAACGCCAACGCTTGTTCCGGAACTTCTCCAATACACGTGACCGTGCCTTCACCAGCGTTCTCTACGAGTCTGCCGCCCGACCCGGTGAACTCCTCGAGTGTAGTATCAGCGATTTCACGAGCAACGGGAAAGGCGACTTCATCTTCCTCGAAGGATCGAAGGGAACGCCAGATCGGAACAACCAACTCGTCCGGTCGGGACGGACACTCCGGGAATGGATCGCTCAACATCCACTCGGCGGCGAAGTGGGTAACATCGACGACCCTTCAGCACCGCTCTGGGTGAAACGTGAACAGCAGAAATGCCGGGGCTGTGGCAAGATACCTCGGTTCCACGACGACCAGTGCGAATACACACCCGATCTTCGAGACAGGATGAACTACAACGGCTTCCTCAACCGTTTCAAGGATGCCTGTGAACGCGCCGATATTCCCGAAAGCAAGAGAAGACCGTACAACCTTCGGCATACTCGCTTAACGGAGGTCGCGACCTTCATGGGCTACGAACAGCTCAACAAGTTCGCGGGATGGGTCCCCGGTTCCAGCCGGGCGAAGGTCTACGTCCACCTGAACAACGACGACGTCAACCAGGCGATCCGCAAGGAGTACGGGCTCGACACGACAGAAGACCCAGACGAGAACTGGGAGTGCACCTTCTGTGGAGCAGCGAACGAAGGCCAACACACCGAGTGCAGACAGTGTGGCCGTCCAAACAGCCTTGAAGCTCAGTCGAACGCAGAGACGAAAGAACGAGTCATTGAGCGGCTGGCGGAGCTAGAAGAGGCGGGTGTGCTCGACAAACTCGAAGAGTTCGATGAGATGTAG
- a CDS encoding Cdc6/Cdc18 family protein, translating to MFDDSYGSEIIRAEEYLTADHPHHPPVERDAELHTIRDALRPLTKRKTPENLLVYGPPGSGKTTCVNHVFEALETEAGVKTVQINCWQYSTRPALLTEILIQLGYPAPRKGKPVDERLGKLREWLDRNRSVAIALDEFDQLEDKAAIVYDLHMLSQQTENKLGLVLISNIPPDGFVLDERSWSRLNCRAVEFKPYTAEELLAILKDRVEQAFRPGAVQPEVLELVADSVADNGGDCRDAFERLLQAGRRATREGAREVTPQFLEEIDG from the coding sequence ATGTTCGACGACAGCTACGGAAGCGAAATCATTCGGGCAGAAGAATACCTGACAGCCGACCATCCACACCATCCCCCAGTCGAACGCGACGCCGAGCTTCACACGATTCGAGACGCACTGCGGCCCCTGACGAAACGAAAGACGCCGGAGAACCTCCTCGTGTATGGGCCGCCCGGAAGTGGGAAAACCACCTGTGTCAATCACGTCTTCGAGGCGTTAGAGACCGAGGCCGGTGTGAAAACCGTCCAGATCAACTGCTGGCAGTACAGTACGCGGCCAGCGCTTCTGACCGAGATTCTCATCCAGTTAGGATATCCAGCACCCCGGAAGGGAAAACCCGTCGACGAACGGCTCGGGAAACTCCGCGAATGGCTCGACAGGAACCGAAGCGTCGCGATCGCGCTCGACGAGTTCGATCAACTGGAAGACAAGGCCGCGATCGTCTACGATCTTCACATGCTGAGTCAGCAGACCGAGAACAAGCTTGGTCTCGTCCTCATCTCGAACATTCCTCCCGACGGGTTCGTCCTCGATGAGCGCAGCTGGAGCCGGTTGAACTGCCGAGCTGTCGAGTTCAAACCCTATACAGCCGAGGAACTGCTGGCGATTCTAAAAGACCGGGTCGAACAGGCCTTCCGACCAGGTGCTGTCCAGCCTGAAGTGCTGGAACTCGTAGCAGACAGCGTCGCAGACAACGGTGGAGACTGTCGGGATGCCTTCGAACGTCTCCTCCAGGCCGGTCGTCGAGCAACACGAGAAGGTGCTCGCGAGGTCACGCCACAGTTTCTCGAAGAGATCGACGGGTGA
- a CDS encoding DUF429 domain-containing protein, with product MAKQHSIGIDWCNDTWLAVVYQNGEYEDVLMADDVVDVYRTYENSVQRILIDVPIGLFQEGDREGDEELVRQCDKLARQVLGSRHSSVFNPPAREAAEEAVAEEPHEKVTRTNKRITGKGLQQQAYHIAKGVFEVDKLLQDDQSPSVDGIDDTIAEAHPEVCFRALAGEELKHSKKLVSGFVERLEAMREVENESEQTFYEVCNDISAKEDTDVEIDDVLDAMVLAITAAADEAELLRLPSGNPPSDSTGLPMEMVYRAREPLLEDQK from the coding sequence ATGGCCAAACAGCATTCGATCGGAATTGACTGGTGTAACGACACCTGGCTTGCAGTCGTCTATCAGAACGGCGAATACGAAGATGTGCTGATGGCAGACGACGTTGTCGACGTGTACCGGACGTACGAGAATTCCGTCCAACGGATCCTCATCGATGTCCCGATCGGACTGTTCCAAGAAGGCGACCGTGAGGGTGATGAGGAACTCGTGCGCCAGTGTGACAAACTGGCGAGACAGGTATTGGGATCACGCCACAGTTCCGTCTTTAACCCACCTGCCCGCGAAGCCGCTGAAGAAGCTGTAGCCGAGGAACCACACGAGAAAGTGACCAGGACGAACAAACGAATCACAGGAAAGGGGTTACAGCAGCAAGCCTACCATATTGCCAAAGGAGTCTTCGAGGTCGATAAGTTACTCCAGGATGATCAGAGTCCATCTGTCGATGGAATTGACGATACGATTGCGGAGGCACATCCCGAGGTTTGTTTTAGAGCGTTGGCGGGAGAAGAACTCAAACACTCCAAGAAGTTGGTGTCCGGATTCGTCGAGCGATTAGAGGCGATGAGAGAAGTCGAGAACGAATCGGAGCAGACCTTCTACGAGGTCTGCAACGACATCTCCGCGAAGGAAGACACAGACGTCGAGATCGACGATGTCCTAGACGCGATGGTGTTAGCTATCACCGCCGCTGCTGATGAGGCTGAACTACTCCGGCTACCCAGCGGGAATCCACCATCCGACTCTACAGGCCTCCCTATGGAGATGGTCTATCGAGCGAGAGAACCGTTACTGGAAGACCAGAAGTAG
- a CDS encoding Cdc6/Cdc18 family protein produces the protein MPPSIIDSRPPLEHSYIPTQFVGRDEFQDALSDSFAVETDSPRQHLHVYGVRGTGKTHLLQQLLTTFPPTVTTCYLSGIPHDTQYKALERLYQQLTGTELGTGHHVADVQRQITDQVTLPTVIVLDEFDFLLLNDGDDLLYFLTRLDNVTVITVSANTSTLEESLDDRTYSSFRPHHLELEPYSPEEAHQILADRARQALSPDSIEQSVLSHIAEVTQNIMIGLTWLREAADTADEQITQDLVDDLQSTAYREYVTYLLDDFTPHHRRLYEAIERLDHELEPPYLTGTVYDEYQRHCETATVAPLSERRVSDFLTHLELLHLIETTYHYGGTKGKTREIRLVDWQS, from the coding sequence ATGCCACCATCCATCATCGACTCACGGCCACCGCTGGAACACTCGTACATCCCAACACAGTTCGTCGGACGCGACGAATTCCAGGACGCACTCAGCGACAGCTTCGCCGTCGAAACCGACTCTCCTAGACAGCACCTCCACGTGTACGGCGTCCGCGGAACGGGGAAGACACACCTTCTCCAGCAGTTGCTGACGACGTTCCCACCGACGGTGACGACCTGCTATCTCTCCGGCATTCCCCACGACACCCAGTACAAAGCACTCGAGCGGCTCTATCAACAGCTCACGGGCACCGAACTAGGTACCGGCCACCACGTCGCCGACGTCCAGCGACAGATCACCGACCAGGTAACGCTTCCGACAGTGATTGTCCTCGACGAGTTCGACTTCCTGCTGTTGAACGACGGGGACGACCTGCTCTACTTTCTCACCCGGCTCGACAACGTAACTGTCATCACCGTCTCTGCGAACACCTCGACCCTCGAGGAATCACTCGACGACCGGACCTACAGTTCGTTCCGTCCCCACCACCTCGAGCTCGAACCCTATTCACCGGAGGAGGCTCACCAGATACTCGCCGACCGAGCGCGACAGGCACTCAGCCCGGACTCGATCGAACAGTCCGTCCTCTCGCACATCGCAGAGGTGACCCAGAACATCATGATTGGGTTGACGTGGCTTCGCGAGGCCGCCGACACCGCGGACGAGCAGATCACACAGGACCTCGTCGACGACCTCCAGTCGACCGCCTATCGAGAATACGTGACGTACCTGCTCGACGACTTCACGCCGCACCATCGCCGCTTGTACGAGGCGATCGAACGGCTCGATCACGAACTCGAGCCACCGTATCTGACCGGGACGGTATACGACGAGTACCAGCGGCACTGCGAAACGGCTACGGTGGCCCCACTGAGTGAACGTAGGGTGAGCGATTTTCTGACTCACCTCGAGTTGCTTCACCTCATCGAGACGACGTACCACTATGGCGGGACGAAAGGGAAAACCCGTGAAATCAGGCTCGTTGACTGGCAGTCATGA